In Trichomycterus rosablanca isolate fTriRos1 chromosome 4, fTriRos1.hap1, whole genome shotgun sequence, one DNA window encodes the following:
- the LOC134311241 gene encoding uncharacterized protein LOC134311241: MSRLTAACFVLVLVGCIRAQLSHSTEWEIVRKTRSKRISCNVDDAFSLSSYALHWYRQRPGEGLRRILYFGAGSSTPTAEADFSSRFNGAKKEQTTSLTITNARDEDTATYYCALWKDGTVTQRLRTSAQIPRFPDTAYLQPQTVWQKSVYALLFTLTAVVSGLRLEQNDFLLTRQERKSVYIHCKVTGLSSSYVHWYQKTDDEALRRILYISSSGQSAVRDTGHPDSKDFDVKKDPTDPNVYNLKIESLKKRHTGVYYCAAWDSSHSDSNYTTCWCVHSTPPSEVDDHLLGLANIEGEVVSSAPLCEHPHFLPVQPLIIVGDSADYCDVVGKLDEAVYALLFTLTAVVSGLRLEQNDFLLTRQERKSVYIHCKVTDLTTTYVHWYQKTDDEALRRILYISSSGQLVPDTGHPNHKDFIVKKDPTDPNVYNLRIESLKKRHTGVYYCAAWGGSHSDTSERLESSSDHFVFVLEVNTVGVKVFSSGTRLYVTDSQKRAPETSVYSASSQKENGKDLLLCQANKMFPDIVKFTWEVQDQNGVKKELSNEEEVLEQRDETDGVQITSMVIVDKNKVKNNQFTCRVQHDDKPKDLIIPKDKTPAIQTPNSKTCPTQGPQKEIQQLPEKPLITGSSELSRSLYLFSVSYVMLLLKNLLYFCTISVLLYKRRSADKKTP, from the exons ATGTCCAGACTGACCGCAGCATGTTTTGTGTTGGTTCTAGTCG GGTGCATCAGGGCACAGTTAAGCCACTCCACAGAGTGGGAGATTGTCCGAAAAACCCGGAGCAAGCGCATCTCCTGTAATGTGGACGACGCCTTTTCTCTGAGCTCATATGCTCTTCACTGGTACAGACAGAGACCTGGAGAAGGTCTGCGCCGCATTCTGTACTTTGGAGCAGGCAGTTCAACACCCACTGCTGAAGCTGATTTTTCTAGCAGGTTTAATGGAGCCAAAAAAGAGCAAACGACTTCTCTGACCATTACTAACGCGAGAGATGAGGACACGGCCACGTATTACTGTGCCCTGTGGAAGGATGGCACTGTTACTCAGAGACTGAGAACATCTGCACAAATACCAAGGTTTCCTGATACTGCTTATTTACAACCACAAACCGTGTGGCAGAaat CTGTTTATGCTCTTCTCTTCACTCTGACTGCAG TGGTTTCAGGGCTAAGACTGGAGCAGAATGATTTTCTACTGACGAGGCAAGAACGTAAAAGTGTGTATATTCACTGCAAAGTGACTGGCCTAAGCAGCTCTTACGTCCACTGGTACCAAAAGACAGACGATGAAGCTTTAAGAAGAATCCTTTATATCAGCAGCAGTGGTCAGTCAGCTGTTCGAGACACCGGCCATCCTGATAGTAAAGACTTTGATGTAAAGAAAGATCCCACAGATCCTAATGTTTACAACCTGAAGATAGAGAGTCTGAAGAAAAGGCACACTGGGGTTTATTACTGCGCTGCCTGGGACAGCAGCCACAGTGACAGTAATTACACAACATGT TGGTGTGTGCACTCTACTCCCCCATCTGAAGTCGATGACCATCTCCTTGGTCTTGCTAACATTGAGGGAGAGGTTGTTAGTAGTGCTCCACTCTGTGAGCATCCTCACTTCCTCCCTGTACAGCCTCTCATCATCGTTGGTGATTCTGCCGATTATTGTGATGTCGTCGGCAAACTTGATGAGG CTGTTTATGCTCTTCTCTTCACTCTGACTGCAG TGGTTTCAGGGCTAAGACTGGAGCAGAATGATTTTCTACTGACGAGGCAAGAACGTAAAAGTGTGTATATTCACTGCAAAGTGACTGACCTAACCACCACTTACGTCCACTGGTACCAAAAGACAGACGATGAAGCTTTAAGAAGGATCCTTTACATCAGCAGCAGTGGTCAGCTTGTTCCAGACACCGGCCATCCTAATCATAAAGACTTTATTGTAAAGAAAGATCCCACAGATCCTAATGTTTACAACCTGAGGATAGAGAGTCTGAAGAAAAGGCACACTGGGGTTTATTACTGCGCTGCCTGGGGTGGCAGCCACAGTGACA CTTCAGAAAGACTGGAGTCTTCGTCTGatcattttgtttttgtacttgaaGTAAACACTGTGGGAGTGAAAGTCTTCAGCTCAGGAACAAGACTCTATGTTACAG ACAGTCAAAAAAGGGCTCCTGAAACTTCAGTGTACTCAGCCTCCAGTCAAAAAGAAAATGGCAAAGATTTGCTGCTGTGCCAGGCTAATAAGATGTTCCCAGACATAGTTAAGTTTACCTGGGAGGTGCAAGATCAAAACGGGGTAAAAAAGGAGCTGTCAAATGAAGAAGAAGTTCTGGAGCAGAGAGATGAGACCGACGGAGTCCAAATAACCAGCATGGTCATCGTAGACAAAAACAAAGTGAAGAACAATCAATTCACCTGCCGTGTACAACATGACGACAAACCTAAAGATTTGATCATTCCTAAAG ACAAAACGCCAGCGATCCAGACGCCTAATTCAAAAACCTGTCCAACCCAAGGACCTCAGAAGGAGATTCAACAACTCCCAGAGAAACCTCTTATTACTG GTTCGTCTGAGCTCAGTCGCAGTCTGTATCTGTTCAGTGTATCGTATGTGATGCTGCTGCTGAAGAACCTGCTATATTTCTGCACCATCTCTGTCTTACTGTACAAGAGAAGATCTGCAGACAAGAAAACGCCTTAG